From a single Nitrogeniibacter mangrovi genomic region:
- a CDS encoding response regulator: MTETPEPKPRRRASLVTALLGQFASVIGLCFLVFGAALYTLIIAPTMGELAQNEVKQAAQEVGVRLRRDVHQIEQLLLTAAQWGQAGLLEATDAYAFDRLMRPILENDPRLSTALYARDDGSEIMLLEQPGGRWINRLTAAAGTPDRHRWLTWRENDPLPSEETRPSDYDPRRRPWFEGALSSEADLQPHWTAPYQFFTTKDPGITISTRWHDSEGATRVLAMDVLLADLSRITTAMAVGTRGGVAVFTADGKVLGLPRFPRFADPAAIRSAVFQPVDALDIDFLQRGVAAWHQGGMQAGSVVFTAEALTWRGQFVPIDLGGQALWIGAFAPEADFIPARARDLWIFVGLLAGVIALGVLMAMRFAGRVRQPLRALVAQSERIGRLELAPGAPIEARWHELATLVDSQNRTRSLLARAKTSLDQAREKLEEKVAARTTELAQKQAALADQLLFVQILIDAVPNPIFYKGPDGRFLGCNKAYETTFGTTRAYLQGKTVLELEYLPAADRVAYHDEDMRVIAEAGNVQKELRLPFADGVVHDTLYWVSGFRLSNGQSGGLLGIVVDITETKQAERRARDAEAQLRTILESSPIAVVISNFAGMPVFVNSRACEMAGIDHAQFMRQPVAQRFADPAQRDQAMTLLEAGAEVRDLEVTLRHADGDPRWALLTLERSRLGDEPVVIGWTYDITPLKQVEHDLRKLSLAVEQSPVMIVITRPDGQVQYVNPHFTKLTGYRLEDITTDLPDIFDAQGNATDVFATLWNTLRAGRVWHQECQSRKKGGEHFWVSMAVSALTDAQGLITHCVWVLEDVSARKATETALRRAKRMAEEAAQAKARFLANMSHEIRTPMNAIIGLSHLCLDTELNDTQHDYVRKIQQAGQSLLRVINDILDFSRIEAGRIEIEAVDFSLDEVLGNVATLVAQRAQEKQLELLLDVAPDIPPRLVGDPHRLGQVLTNLLGNAVKFTEHGEVRLSVSPVRRQSGRIELAFAVSDTGVGMSVEQRSRLFEAFAQADGSTSRKYGGSGLGLSICRHLVELMGGHIGVESQPGAGSTFRFSLGFGVHGEAHAPRLPGRLHGLRVLVVDDHPAAREVLCGMLSAMPFRTEAVASAQAALTAIAAADADAPFGLVLMDWRMPGIDGLEATRRIKHDPDLTHPPVVILVTAFGTAELAADAARVGADAQLFKPVTASSLIDAIMHAYGLERAMAALPAPPADAAVRLDGMRVLVVEDNDINQQIARTLLESRGARVEIATDGQAAVDRLEDTSVAGFDAVLMDLQMPGLDGFEATRLLRAQPRFAQLPIIAMTAHAMAEERERCLLAGMNDHVAKPIDPAHLFATLARWRGGPSGAAADAAPATTTLPSIEGIDLDAGLRRMGGDEGLYLRLLRQFAQTQGDTPARIADQIAQGQVDGAEHAAHTLCGLAANIGAGALAAAAAQVETALRRGETDADALERMQAHMATLVEAIRTRLPVPRAPERPRERTTANASTIVGELTRLLRAADGEANAYFSQVRADLIDCLGEAAVGEMAQAIQVYDFDRAAGILSHTLGETPARDPNP, encoded by the coding sequence ATGACCGAAACGCCGGAGCCGAAACCGCGACGCCGCGCGTCGCTCGTCACCGCACTGCTGGGCCAGTTCGCCTCGGTCATCGGCCTGTGCTTCCTGGTCTTCGGCGCCGCCCTGTACACCCTGATCATCGCGCCGACCATGGGCGAGCTGGCCCAGAACGAGGTCAAGCAGGCCGCCCAGGAAGTGGGGGTGCGCCTGCGCCGCGACGTGCACCAGATCGAACAGCTGCTGCTCACCGCCGCCCAGTGGGGGCAGGCCGGCCTGCTCGAGGCCACCGACGCCTACGCCTTCGACCGTCTCATGCGGCCCATCCTCGAGAACGATCCGCGCTTGTCCACCGCGCTGTACGCGCGCGACGACGGCAGCGAGATCATGCTGCTCGAGCAGCCCGGCGGGCGCTGGATCAACCGCCTCACCGCCGCCGCCGGCACCCCGGATCGGCACCGCTGGCTGACCTGGCGGGAGAACGACCCGCTGCCCTCCGAGGAGACCCGGCCCAGCGATTACGATCCGCGCCGGCGGCCCTGGTTCGAGGGGGCGCTATCCTCCGAGGCCGATCTGCAGCCGCACTGGACCGCCCCCTACCAGTTCTTCACCACCAAGGACCCGGGCATCACCATCTCCACGCGCTGGCACGACAGCGAGGGCGCCACCCGGGTGCTGGCCATGGACGTCCTGCTCGCCGACCTGTCGCGCATCACCACCGCCATGGCGGTGGGCACGCGCGGCGGGGTCGCGGTGTTCACCGCCGACGGCAAGGTGCTCGGCCTGCCGCGCTTCCCGCGCTTCGCCGACCCGGCGGCGATCCGCAGCGCGGTGTTCCAGCCGGTCGACGCGCTCGACATCGACTTTCTCCAGCGCGGCGTGGCCGCCTGGCACCAGGGCGGCATGCAGGCCGGTAGCGTGGTGTTCACCGCCGAAGCGCTCACCTGGCGGGGCCAGTTCGTACCCATCGACCTGGGCGGTCAGGCCCTGTGGATCGGGGCCTTCGCGCCCGAGGCCGACTTCATCCCCGCCCGCGCCCGCGACCTGTGGATCTTCGTCGGCCTGCTGGCCGGCGTCATCGCCCTCGGGGTGCTGATGGCGATGCGCTTCGCCGGCCGGGTGCGCCAGCCGCTGCGCGCGCTGGTGGCGCAGAGCGAGCGCATCGGCCGCCTCGAACTGGCGCCCGGTGCGCCCATCGAGGCCCGCTGGCACGAGCTGGCCACCCTCGTCGACAGCCAGAACCGCACCCGCAGCCTGCTCGCCCGCGCCAAGACCTCGCTCGATCAGGCACGCGAAAAGCTCGAGGAGAAGGTGGCGGCGCGCACCACCGAGCTGGCCCAGAAGCAGGCCGCCCTGGCCGACCAGCTGCTGTTCGTGCAGATCCTCATCGACGCGGTCCCGAACCCGATCTTCTACAAGGGCCCCGACGGACGCTTCCTCGGCTGCAACAAGGCCTACGAGACCACCTTCGGCACCACCCGCGCGTACCTGCAGGGCAAGACCGTGCTCGAGCTCGAATACCTGCCCGCCGCCGACCGGGTGGCCTACCACGACGAGGACATGCGCGTGATCGCCGAGGCCGGCAACGTGCAGAAGGAACTGCGCTTGCCCTTCGCCGACGGCGTGGTGCACGACACCCTGTACTGGGTCTCGGGCTTTCGCCTCAGCAACGGCCAGAGCGGCGGCCTGCTGGGCATTGTCGTGGACATCACCGAGACCAAGCAGGCCGAGCGCCGCGCCCGCGACGCCGAGGCGCAGCTGCGCACCATCCTCGAATCGAGCCCCATCGCGGTGGTCATCAGCAACTTCGCCGGCATGCCGGTGTTCGTCAACAGCCGTGCCTGCGAGATGGCCGGCATCGACCATGCGCAGTTCATGCGCCAGCCGGTGGCGCAACGCTTCGCCGACCCGGCCCAGCGCGACCAGGCCATGACCCTCCTCGAAGCCGGCGCCGAGGTGCGCGACCTGGAGGTGACCCTGCGCCATGCCGACGGCGATCCGCGCTGGGCCCTGCTGACCCTGGAGCGCAGCCGGCTCGGCGACGAGCCGGTGGTGATCGGCTGGACCTACGACATCACCCCCCTCAAGCAGGTCGAGCACGACCTGCGCAAGCTCTCGCTGGCGGTCGAGCAGAGCCCGGTGATGATCGTCATCACCCGCCCCGACGGCCAGGTGCAGTACGTGAACCCGCACTTCACCAAGCTCACCGGCTACCGGCTCGAGGACATCACCACCGACCTGCCCGACATCTTCGATGCCCAGGGCAACGCCACCGACGTGTTCGCCACCCTGTGGAACACCCTGCGCGCCGGGCGCGTGTGGCACCAGGAATGCCAGAGCCGCAAGAAGGGCGGCGAGCACTTCTGGGTCAGCATGGCGGTCAGTGCGCTGACCGATGCCCAGGGCCTCATCACCCACTGCGTGTGGGTGCTCGAGGACGTCTCCGCGCGCAAGGCCACCGAGACCGCCCTGCGCCGCGCCAAGCGCATGGCGGAGGAGGCCGCCCAGGCCAAGGCGCGCTTCCTGGCCAACATGAGCCACGAGATCCGCACCCCGATGAACGCCATCATCGGCCTTTCGCACCTGTGCCTCGACACCGAGCTGAACGACACCCAGCACGACTACGTGCGCAAGATCCAGCAGGCCGGCCAGTCGCTGCTGCGGGTGATCAACGACATCCTCGACTTCTCGCGCATCGAGGCCGGCCGGATCGAGATCGAGGCGGTGGACTTCAGCCTCGACGAGGTGCTCGGCAACGTCGCCACCCTGGTCGCCCAGCGCGCCCAGGAAAAGCAGCTCGAACTGCTGCTCGACGTGGCGCCCGACATCCCGCCGCGCCTGGTGGGCGATCCGCACCGCCTCGGCCAGGTGCTCACCAACCTGCTCGGCAACGCGGTCAAGTTCACCGAGCATGGCGAGGTGCGCCTGAGCGTGTCGCCGGTCCGGCGCCAGAGCGGCCGCATCGAGCTGGCCTTCGCGGTCAGCGACACCGGGGTGGGCATGAGCGTCGAGCAGCGCTCGCGCCTGTTCGAGGCCTTCGCCCAGGCCGACGGGTCCACCTCGCGCAAGTACGGCGGCTCCGGCCTCGGGCTGTCGATCTGCCGCCATCTGGTCGAGCTCATGGGCGGGCACATCGGCGTCGAAAGCCAGCCCGGCGCCGGCAGCACCTTCCGCTTCAGCCTCGGCTTCGGCGTCCATGGCGAGGCCCATGCGCCGCGCCTGCCCGGGCGCCTGCACGGCCTGCGGGTGCTGGTGGTGGACGACCACCCGGCCGCGCGCGAGGTGCTGTGCGGCATGCTCTCGGCGATGCCCTTCCGCACCGAGGCGGTGGCTTCGGCCCAGGCCGCGCTCACGGCGATCGCCGCGGCGGACGCGGACGCCCCCTTCGGCCTGGTGCTCATGGACTGGCGCATGCCCGGCATCGACGGGCTCGAGGCCACCCGCCGCATCAAGCACGACCCCGATCTGACCCATCCGCCGGTGGTCATCCTGGTCACCGCCTTCGGCACCGCGGAGCTGGCCGCCGACGCCGCCCGGGTGGGCGCCGACGCGCAGCTGTTCAAGCCGGTGACGGCCTCCAGCCTCATCGACGCGATCATGCACGCCTACGGCCTGGAACGGGCCATGGCCGCCCTGCCGGCCCCACCCGCCGATGCCGCGGTGCGGCTCGACGGCATGCGCGTGCTGGTGGTCGAAGACAACGACATCAACCAGCAGATCGCCCGCACCCTGCTCGAGTCGCGCGGCGCCCGGGTCGAGATCGCCACCGACGGCCAGGCCGCCGTCGATCGCCTCGAGGACACCTCGGTGGCGGGCTTCGACGCGGTGCTCATGGACCTGCAGATGCCCGGGCTCGACGGCTTCGAGGCCACCCGGCTGCTGCGCGCCCAGCCCCGCTTCGCCCAGCTGCCGATCATCGCCATGACCGCCCACGCCATGGCCGAGGAACGCGAGCGCTGCCTGCTGGCAGGCATGAACGACCACGTCGCCAAACCCATCGACCCGGCCCACCTGTTCGCCACCCTCGCGCGCTGGCGCGGCGGCCCCTCGGGCGCGGCCGCCGACGCGGCACCCGCGACCACCACACTGCCGTCCATCGAGGGCATCGATCTGGATGCCGGGCTGCGCCGCATGGGCGGCGACGAGGGCCTCTACCTGAGATTGCTGCGCCAGTTCGCGCAGACCCAGGGCGACACCCCCGCACGCATCGCCGACCAGATCGCCCAGGGACAGGTCGACGGCGCCGAACACGCGGCCCACACCCTGTGCGGGCTGGCCGCCAACATCGGTGCCGGCGCGCTCGCCGCCGCGGCCGCGCAGGTGGAGACGGCCCTGCGCCGGGGCGAGACCGACGCCGATGCGCTCGAGCGCATGCAGGCGCACATGGCCACCCTGGTCGAGGCCATCCGCACCCGGCTGCCGGTCCCGCGCGCGCCCGAGCGCCCGCGTGAGCGCACGACGGCCAACGCCAGCACCATCGTCGGCGAACTCACCCGCCTGCTGCGCGCCGCGGATGGCGAGGCCAACGCCTATTTTTCCCAGGTCCGGGCCGATCTGATCGACTGCCTCGGCGAGGCGGCCGTCGGCGAGATGGCCCAGGCCATCCAGGTGTACGACTTCGACCGGGCCGCCGGCATACTTTCACATACCCTGGGCGAGACGCCCGCAAGAGACCCGAACCCATGA
- a CDS encoding response regulator: MSEETAAFGTATILIVDDAPETIEPIVSCLRAGPYRTRIATSGERALELAQVEPLPDLILLDVMMPGINGYDVCRQLKANPRTLGIPVIFLTVRTDAADEQQGFDVGAVDYITKPISPPIVKARVRTHLTLKAASDFLTDRNAFLENEIDRRINELNAVQEATIVALASLAETRDAETGNHIRRTQLYVKALADQLKRHPRFAAELTDEAIYLMYKSAPLHDIGKVGIPDSILLKPGPLDDEEWAIMKTHTTLGREALEAAEAALGTEVSFLRFAKEIAQSHQEKWDGSGYPEGLAGELIPISARLMAVADVYDALISERVYKKAYSHEEAVSTIVAGKDAHFDPDVVDAFVHMADVFRQIAVRFADA, encoded by the coding sequence ATGAGCGAAGAGACTGCCGCCTTCGGCACGGCCACCATCCTCATCGTCGACGACGCGCCGGAGACCATCGAACCGATCGTCAGCTGCCTGCGCGCCGGCCCCTACCGCACCCGCATCGCCACCTCCGGCGAGCGCGCGCTGGAGCTGGCCCAGGTGGAGCCGCTGCCCGACCTCATCCTCCTCGACGTGATGATGCCCGGCATCAACGGCTACGACGTATGCCGCCAGCTCAAGGCCAACCCGCGCACCCTGGGCATCCCGGTCATCTTCCTCACCGTGCGCACCGACGCCGCCGACGAGCAGCAGGGCTTCGACGTGGGCGCGGTGGACTACATCACCAAGCCGATCTCGCCGCCGATCGTGAAGGCGCGGGTGCGCACCCACCTCACCCTCAAGGCCGCCAGCGACTTCCTCACCGACCGCAACGCCTTTCTCGAGAACGAGATCGACCGTCGCATCAACGAGCTCAACGCGGTGCAGGAGGCCACCATCGTCGCCCTGGCCTCGCTGGCCGAGACCCGCGACGCCGAGACCGGCAACCACATCCGCCGCACCCAGCTCTACGTGAAGGCGCTGGCCGACCAGCTCAAGCGCCACCCGCGCTTCGCTGCCGAGCTGACCGACGAGGCCATCTACCTCATGTACAAGTCGGCGCCGCTGCACGACATCGGCAAGGTCGGCATCCCCGACAGCATCCTGCTCAAGCCCGGCCCGCTCGACGACGAGGAGTGGGCCATCATGAAGACCCACACCACCCTCGGCCGCGAGGCCCTCGAAGCCGCCGAGGCGGCCCTGGGCACCGAGGTCAGCTTCCTGCGCTTCGCCAAGGAGATCGCCCAGTCGCACCAGGAGAAGTGGGACGGCTCCGGCTACCCCGAGGGCCTCGCCGGCGAGCTGATCCCGATCTCGGCGCGGCTCATGGCGGTGGCCGACGTGTACGACGCGCTCATCAGCGAGCGGGTGTACAAGAAGGCCTACTCGCACGAAGAGGCCGTCTCCACCATCGTGGCCGGCAAGGACGCCCACTTCGACCCCGACGTGGTGGACGCCTTCGTGCACATGGCCGACGTCTTCCGCCAGATCGCGGTGCGCTTCGCCGACGCCTGA
- a CDS encoding AAA family ATPase, which translates to MPDFRELSALVRSRMPLVCIETVEEPKVLRLLERLAREDNLDLHLWSVADGLAQTNFRYGPSHGVNTLFGTVEAAPTEIGRTDGHRRPVPDTGRLEAALHHIDKDAGRGLFVLLDPHPFLDDPVVVRLMREIVLDHPTAERTLVLVAPHLPLARELARHAAHMSLNIPDMDAVRKLFSDELALYRHQQGTGVRGDQGTANALLHQVVGLPEEDVRRLIRNAIRDDGRITPEDLGRVARYKQDMLGGTALDVELSPLGPEDIGGLAQLKRWLATRRPIFTGARSAPGLPTPKGVLLLGVQGAGKSLAAKVIAGSWQVPLLRLDVASLYDKYTGESERKLREALRTAEAMAPAVLWIDEIEKALASGSAEGDGGVSTRLLGHMLTWMAEHGARLFIVATANDVSTLPPELLRKGRFDEIFFVDLPSPEVREDILAIHLRRRELDPARFDLDALAVVTDGFSGAELEQLVVAGLYEALADHQPLDTQRLVSEAARTRPLSQVMADKVDALRRWAADRCVPAD; encoded by the coding sequence ATGCCGGATTTTCGCGAACTGTCCGCCCTGGTGCGCTCACGCATGCCGCTGGTGTGCATCGAGACCGTGGAGGAACCCAAGGTCCTGCGCCTGCTCGAGCGCCTCGCCCGCGAGGACAACCTCGACCTGCACCTGTGGAGCGTGGCCGACGGCCTCGCCCAGACCAACTTCCGCTACGGCCCCAGCCACGGCGTCAACACCCTGTTCGGCACCGTCGAGGCGGCGCCCACCGAGATCGGCCGCACCGACGGCCACCGCCGCCCGGTACCCGACACCGGCCGGCTCGAGGCCGCGCTGCACCACATCGACAAGGACGCCGGGCGCGGCCTGTTCGTGCTGCTCGACCCGCATCCCTTCCTCGACGACCCGGTGGTGGTGCGCCTGATGCGCGAGATCGTGCTCGACCACCCCACCGCCGAGCGCACCCTGGTGCTGGTCGCCCCGCACCTGCCGCTGGCGCGCGAGCTGGCCCGCCATGCCGCCCACATGAGCCTCAACATTCCCGACATGGATGCGGTGCGCAAGCTGTTCAGCGACGAGTTGGCCCTCTACCGCCACCAGCAGGGCACCGGCGTGCGCGGCGACCAGGGCACCGCCAACGCCCTCCTGCACCAGGTCGTCGGCCTGCCCGAAGAGGACGTGCGCCGCCTCATCCGCAACGCCATCCGCGACGACGGGCGCATCACCCCCGAGGACCTGGGCCGGGTCGCCCGCTACAAGCAGGACATGCTCGGCGGCACCGCGCTGGACGTGGAACTGAGCCCCCTGGGCCCCGAAGACATCGGCGGCCTCGCCCAGCTCAAGCGCTGGCTCGCCACCCGCCGCCCCATCTTCACCGGCGCGCGCAGCGCCCCCGGTCTGCCGACCCCCAAAGGCGTGCTCCTGCTCGGCGTGCAGGGCGCCGGCAAGAGCCTCGCCGCCAAGGTGATCGCCGGCAGCTGGCAGGTGCCCCTGCTGCGCCTCGACGTGGCCAGCCTCTACGACAAATACACCGGCGAGAGCGAACGCAAGCTGCGCGAAGCGCTGCGCACCGCCGAGGCCATGGCGCCGGCGGTGCTGTGGATCGACGAGATCGAAAAGGCGCTCGCCAGCGGCAGCGCCGAGGGCGACGGCGGCGTGTCCACCCGCCTGCTCGGCCACATGCTCACCTGGATGGCCGAGCACGGCGCGCGCCTGTTCATCGTCGCCACCGCCAACGACGTCTCCACCCTGCCGCCGGAACTGCTGCGCAAGGGGCGCTTCGACGAGATCTTCTTCGTGGACCTGCCCTCGCCCGAGGTGCGCGAGGACATCCTCGCCATCCACCTGCGCCGGCGCGAACTCGACCCGGCCCGCTTCGACCTCGACGCCCTGGCCGTGGTCACCGACGGCTTCTCCGGCGCCGAACTCGAGCAGCTCGTGGTCGCCGGCCTCTACGAAGCCCTCGCCGACCACCAGCCGCTGGACACCCAACGCCTCGTGAGCGAAGCGGCGCGCACCCGGCCGCTCTCCCAGGTGATGGCCGACAAGGTGGACGCGCTGCGCCGCTGGGCGGCGGATCGCTGCGTGCCTGCGGATTAG
- the pxpB gene encoding 5-oxoprolinase subunit PxpB, translating to MRILDLGDTAFTIEFGDTIDPALQAQVAALDAALAAAQAAGRLPGLIETVPTFRSLTLIYDPLQTRRATLEPLVRACLDSTAPAPAASGRRWRLPACYGGAHGPDLAAVAAHAGLTAEALVDRHTGTEYVVYMLGFLPGFPFMGDVAEALRRPRRDEPRVRVPAGSVALANGLTAIYPWESPGGWHLIGRCPAPLFDPSRAAPALLAAGDRVRFTPVDADTLADLEADLAHGRLDPADWQVGP from the coding sequence ATGCGTATCCTCGATCTGGGCGACACCGCCTTCACCATCGAATTCGGCGACACCATCGACCCGGCGCTGCAGGCGCAGGTGGCCGCCCTCGATGCGGCACTGGCCGCGGCGCAGGCCGCCGGGCGCTTGCCGGGCCTGATCGAGACGGTGCCCACCTTCCGCTCGCTGACGCTCATCTACGACCCATTGCAGACCCGCCGCGCCACCCTTGAGCCTCTGGTGCGCGCCTGCCTCGACAGCACCGCGCCCGCACCGGCCGCAAGCGGGCGCCGCTGGCGGCTGCCGGCCTGCTACGGCGGCGCCCACGGGCCGGATCTGGCCGCCGTGGCGGCGCACGCCGGGCTCACGGCCGAGGCGCTGGTCGACCGCCACACCGGCACCGAGTATGTGGTGTACATGCTCGGCTTCCTGCCCGGCTTTCCCTTCATGGGCGACGTGGCCGAGGCGCTGCGGCGGCCGCGCCGGGACGAACCGCGGGTGCGGGTGCCCGCCGGCAGCGTCGCCCTCGCCAACGGCCTGACCGCCATCTACCCCTGGGAGAGCCCCGGCGGCTGGCACCTGATCGGACGCTGCCCGGCGCCGCTGTTCGACCCCTCGCGCGCGGCGCCCGCGTTGCTCGCCGCCGGCGACCGGGTGCGCTTCACACCGGTGGACGCCGACACCCTCGCCGACCTCGAGGCCGACCTCGCCCACGGCCGCCTCGATCCCGCCGACTGGCAGGTCGGTCCATGA
- a CDS encoding 5-oxoprolinase subunit C family protein: MSRLHVLAPGAFASVQDAGRHGWRRAGVPRSGALDATLLRIANRLVGNADTAPAIECLDGGLRVAAEGGPVRVAVAGDARLERRDADGRTATVAPWRSVWLAPGEQLRLIDTGHGRIAMLAVAGLVCTPVLGSAATYARARLGGVDGRPLQAGDRLDATAPEGPELQLTHPPAADHGPMRVVPGPQLDHFAADALDALTARDWRVSAEADRMGMRLRGTALAHVDAGRREIVSDAIVPGAIQVPGNGQPIVLLADSQTAGGYPKIATVISADLGRLAALRPDARLRFTAVDVAGAETIAREAAAALARTLAGIGPVRGDAAVDLAALYGNNLLSGMVNALSPRMDDDAERGP; this comes from the coding sequence ATGAGCCGCCTGCACGTCCTCGCCCCCGGTGCGTTCGCCAGCGTGCAGGACGCCGGCCGCCATGGCTGGCGCCGGGCCGGCGTGCCGCGCTCGGGCGCGCTCGACGCCACCCTGCTGCGCATCGCCAACCGGCTGGTGGGCAATGCCGACACGGCGCCGGCCATCGAATGCCTGGACGGGGGCCTGCGGGTGGCCGCCGAGGGCGGGCCGGTGCGGGTGGCAGTGGCCGGCGACGCCCGCCTCGAACGGCGCGACGCCGACGGCCGCACCGCCACCGTCGCCCCCTGGCGCAGCGTGTGGCTGGCGCCCGGCGAGCAACTGCGCCTCATCGACACCGGTCATGGCCGCATCGCCATGCTCGCGGTCGCCGGCCTCGTCTGTACGCCAGTGCTCGGCAGCGCCGCCACCTATGCCCGCGCCCGCCTGGGCGGAGTCGACGGCCGCCCCCTGCAGGCCGGCGACCGGCTCGATGCCACCGCGCCGGAGGGCCCGGAGCTGCAGCTGACTCACCCCCCCGCGGCCGACCACGGCCCCATGCGCGTGGTCCCCGGCCCGCAGCTCGACCACTTCGCCGCCGACGCGCTGGACGCACTCACCGCCCGCGACTGGCGCGTCAGCGCCGAGGCCGACCGCATGGGCATGCGCCTGCGCGGCACGGCCCTGGCCCATGTGGACGCCGGCCGCCGCGAGATCGTCTCCGACGCCATCGTGCCGGGCGCCATCCAGGTGCCGGGCAACGGCCAGCCCATCGTGCTGCTGGCCGACAGCCAGACCGCCGGCGGCTACCCCAAGATCGCCACCGTCATCTCCGCCGATCTGGGCCGCCTCGCCGCGCTGCGTCCCGACGCCCGGCTGCGCTTCACCGCGGTGGACGTGGCCGGCGCCGAAACCATCGCCCGCGAGGCGGCCGCCGCGCTGGCACGCACGCTGGCCGGCATCGGGCCGGTTCGGGGCGACGCGGCTGTGGACCTGGCGGCGCTCTACGGCAACAATCTGCTCAGCGGCATGGTCAACGCCTTGTCGCCCCGGATGGACGACGACGCGGAGCGCGGCCCATGA
- a CDS encoding LamB/YcsF family protein → MKLNLNADLGESFGAWRMGDDEALLPIVDSANIACGFHAGDPRVMRHTVRAAIAAHTSLGAHPAYPDLHGFGRRPMQMAPHELEAAIIYQLGALAGMARAEGGTLTHVKPHGALNNQACEDAALAACVARAIVAFDRDLILLAPACSALVAAGEAAGLLVASEIFADRAYTTAGALVSRSEPGAVLDNPAVCIDHVRRMLDAGGIVAASGTVLPTPIHSICVHGDSADAVDTARALREALEADGHVLAILPDVV, encoded by the coding sequence ATGAAACTGAACCTCAATGCCGACCTGGGCGAATCCTTCGGCGCCTGGCGCATGGGCGACGACGAGGCCCTGCTGCCCATCGTCGATTCGGCCAACATCGCCTGCGGTTTTCATGCCGGCGACCCGCGCGTGATGCGCCACACCGTGCGCGCCGCCATCGCCGCCCACACCAGCCTCGGCGCCCACCCGGCCTATCCCGACCTGCACGGCTTCGGCCGCCGCCCCATGCAGATGGCGCCGCATGAGCTGGAAGCGGCCATCATCTACCAGCTCGGCGCGCTGGCCGGCATGGCGCGCGCCGAGGGCGGCACCCTCACCCATGTGAAGCCCCATGGCGCGCTCAACAACCAGGCCTGCGAGGACGCCGCCCTGGCCGCCTGCGTGGCCCGCGCCATCGTCGCCTTCGACCGCGACCTCATCCTCCTCGCCCCGGCCTGCTCCGCCCTCGTCGCGGCGGGCGAGGCCGCCGGCCTGCTGGTGGCCAGCGAGATCTTCGCCGACCGCGCCTACACCACCGCCGGCGCGCTGGTGTCGCGCAGCGAGCCCGGCGCGGTGCTCGACAACCCCGCCGTGTGCATCGACCACGTCCGCCGCATGCTCGACGCCGGCGGCATCGTCGCCGCCAGCGGCACCGTGCTGCCCACCCCCATCCACAGCATCTGCGTCCACGGGGACAGCGCCGACGCGGTCGACACCGCCCGCGCCCTGCGCGAAGCGCTGGAGGCCGACGGCCATGTGCTGGCGATCCTCCCCGACGTCGTCTGA